From the Flavobacterium lindanitolerans genome, one window contains:
- a CDS encoding group III truncated hemoglobin, which produces MKDLENREDLTLLMDNFYQKLLQNKAISYLFTEVAQIDLEHHLPVIVDFWNLSLFGKGNYKNNVLKLHLDLNEKSKLSPQHFKIWLDTFYLTVDENFSGENSEKIKTKALSIANVMQIKLHKSA; this is translated from the coding sequence ATGAAAGACCTCGAAAATCGCGAAGATTTGACTCTCCTGATGGACAATTTTTATCAAAAATTGCTTCAAAACAAAGCAATCAGTTACTTGTTTACAGAAGTGGCCCAAATAGACCTGGAACATCATCTTCCTGTTATTGTAGATTTCTGGAATCTTAGCCTGTTTGGCAAAGGCAATTATAAAAACAATGTGCTTAAACTCCATTTAGACCTTAATGAAAAATCCAAACTGTCTCCGCAACATTTTAAAATCTGGCTTGATACGTTCTACCTGACTGTAGATGAAAACTTTTCAGGAGAAAATTCGGAAAAAATAAAGACCAAAGCACTTTCCATTGCCAATGTAATGCAAATTAAACTGCATAAATCAGCTTAA
- a CDS encoding 3-oxoacyl-ACP synthase III family protein: MNIKIIGSGSYIPEIRVANHDFDNHIFLDDNSEPLSHPTELIIEKFKDITGIEERRYADSHLLASDIGFLASQKAIEDANIDAETIDYIIVAHNFGDVQYGKIQSDILPSLASRIKHKLQIKNPKCVAYDILFGCPGWIEGILQANAFIKSGMGKRCLVIGAETLSRVLDPHDRDSMIYADGAGATIVEGTDKNEGLLSYESATFAYEEANYLFFGKSYNKELNPDVRYIKMYGRKIYEFALSQVPMAMKSCLEKSGIDISEVKKVLIHQANEKMDEAIINRFYKLFKAVPPAGVMPMSIHKLGNSSVATVPTLYDLLIKGKIENQELRKGDVIIFASVGAGMNVNAFTYRL, from the coding sequence ATGAACATAAAAATCATAGGTTCTGGCAGCTATATACCGGAAATCAGAGTTGCCAACCACGACTTTGACAATCATATTTTTCTGGACGACAATAGTGAGCCCTTATCACACCCTACTGAGCTTATTATTGAAAAGTTTAAGGATATAACAGGAATAGAAGAACGTCGCTACGCCGACAGTCATTTGCTGGCTTCCGATATTGGTTTTCTGGCTTCTCAAAAAGCAATTGAGGATGCCAATATAGATGCCGAAACTATAGACTATATTATTGTCGCCCATAATTTTGGTGATGTACAATATGGAAAAATCCAATCCGACATCCTGCCGAGTCTGGCTTCAAGAATCAAACACAAGCTCCAGATAAAAAATCCCAAGTGTGTAGCCTATGATATCCTTTTCGGATGTCCCGGCTGGATTGAAGGCATACTGCAAGCCAATGCTTTCATCAAATCAGGAATGGGAAAACGCTGTCTGGTCATTGGAGCCGAAACACTTTCAAGAGTTTTGGACCCGCATGACCGCGATTCCATGATTTATGCCGATGGTGCTGGTGCTACGATAGTAGAAGGTACAGATAAAAATGAAGGCTTACTGTCCTACGAAAGCGCAACTTTTGCTTATGAAGAAGCAAACTACCTGTTTTTTGGGAAGTCCTATAATAAAGAACTGAATCCGGATGTACGCTACATTAAAATGTACGGTCGAAAAATTTATGAGTTTGCCTTGAGTCAGGTTCCTATGGCTATGAAAAGCTGTCTGGAAAAAAGCGGAATCGACATTTCGGAAGTCAAAAAGGTACTTATCCATCAAGCCAACGAAAAAATGGATGAGGCAATCATCAACCGTTTTTACAAACTCTTCAAGGCAGTTCCACCAGCCGGTGTTATGCCTATGAGCATTCACAAATTGGGCAATAGCAGCGTAGCCACTGTACCAACACTATATGATTTACTTATCAAAGGAAAAATCGAAAATCAGGAACTTCGTAAAGGAGATGTTATTATCTTTGCATCCGTTGGTGCAGGAATGAATGTAAATGCATTTACGTATCGGTTATAA
- a CDS encoding methyltransferase, which translates to MYEKTFPEKRFKLTLDFLNKHINSSETILDLGVENPFSKIMKENGFQVINTTGEDLDKDQTALQSQQYTVTTAFEIFEHLLNPYTVLQNIKSDKLFISIPMRLWFSPAYRSKTDMWDRHYHEFEDWQLDWLLEKTGWKILDRQKWANPVKKFGIRPLLRRFTNRYYIVYAEKVHNS; encoded by the coding sequence ATGTACGAAAAAACTTTTCCAGAAAAAAGATTCAAGCTTACGCTCGATTTTTTAAATAAACATATCAATTCTTCTGAAACAATCCTGGACCTGGGAGTTGAAAATCCTTTCTCGAAAATTATGAAGGAAAACGGATTCCAGGTTATTAATACCACAGGAGAAGACCTTGATAAAGATCAGACAGCTCTTCAGTCACAGCAATACACAGTGACAACGGCGTTTGAAATTTTTGAACATCTGCTGAATCCGTACACTGTGCTTCAAAATATTAAGTCCGATAAATTATTTATATCTATCCCAATGCGCCTTTGGTTTTCACCTGCTTACCGTAGCAAAACCGATATGTGGGACAGACACTATCATGAATTTGAAGATTGGCAACTGGACTGGCTATTGGAAAAAACCGGATGGAAAATACTCGACCGTCAAAAATGGGCAAATCCGGTAAAAAAGTTTGGAATCAGGCCTTTATTGCGAAGATTTACAAACAGGTATTATATAGTATACGCAGAGAAAGTACATAATTCCTGA
- a CDS encoding glycosyltransferase family 2 protein encodes MNYYIVIPAHNEEAFIALTLQSLADQTAVPAKVVVVDDNSTDNTSAIVQEFASKYPYIHLVQKTSEAIHLPGSKVIQAFHKGYETLDSNYDIIVKLDADLILPENYFETIINIFKSDPKTGMAGGFAYIEKNGDWILENLTDKDHIRGAFKAYRKECFLQIGTLKPAMGWDTVDELLCKFYDWKVVTDQSLKVKHLKPTGANYNKTARYKQGEAFYTLGYGFFITAIASAKLAMLKKKPFLFFDYIRGFFKAQSQKKPLLVTREQAKFIRNYRLKKMKEKLF; translated from the coding sequence ATGAACTATTATATCGTCATTCCTGCCCACAATGAAGAAGCTTTTATTGCACTGACATTACAGTCGTTGGCAGACCAGACAGCTGTTCCGGCAAAAGTTGTTGTGGTAGATGACAATTCAACCGACAATACTTCGGCAATAGTACAGGAATTTGCCTCAAAATACCCCTACATACATCTTGTTCAAAAAACATCTGAAGCTATCCACCTCCCGGGAAGCAAGGTTATTCAGGCTTTTCACAAAGGATACGAAACTCTGGACAGCAATTATGATATAATTGTAAAATTAGACGCCGACCTAATACTGCCGGAAAACTATTTTGAAACGATAATCAATATTTTCAAATCAGACCCAAAAACAGGCATGGCGGGCGGTTTTGCCTATATCGAAAAAAACGGCGATTGGATTCTTGAAAACCTGACAGACAAAGACCATATCCGCGGAGCTTTTAAAGCCTATCGCAAAGAATGTTTTCTACAGATTGGCACTCTTAAGCCTGCTATGGGATGGGATACCGTTGATGAATTGTTGTGTAAATTTTACGACTGGAAGGTAGTAACAGACCAATCATTAAAGGTTAAGCATTTAAAACCGACTGGCGCCAATTATAACAAAACAGCACGTTACAAGCAGGGCGAAGCTTTCTATACATTAGGTTATGGTTTTTTTATTACGGCAATTGCTTCCGCAAAACTGGCAATGCTAAAGAAAAAACCTTTTTTGTTTTTTGATTACATCAGAGGCTTTTTTAAAGCCCAGTCTCAAAAAAAGCCGTTACTCGTTACCCGGGAACAGGCTAAATTTATCAGGAACTACCGATTGAAAAAAATGAAAGAAAAGCTATTCTGA
- a CDS encoding MlaE family ABC transporter permease, giving the protein MMIIRYLTQIGRYFIMLKEIFNKPTKWSYMKQLILKEIDDLIIGSLGIVSFISFFIGGVVAIQTALNLTNPLIPKTLIAFATRQSVILEFAPTFISIIMAGKVGSFITSSIGTMRVTEQIDALEVMGVNSLNYLVFPKIIALMLYPFVIALSMFLGILGGYMASVYGNLTSSDEFIMGLQTEFIPFHIVYAFIKTMVYALILATIPSFHGYYMKGGALEVGKASTVSFVWTSVVVILMNYILTQLLLS; this is encoded by the coding sequence ATAATGATAATTCGATACTTAACCCAGATAGGACGCTATTTTATTATGTTGAAGGAAATCTTCAATAAGCCAACAAAATGGTCCTATATGAAACAACTCATCCTGAAGGAAATTGACGATTTGATTATCGGTTCCTTAGGAATCGTTTCTTTTATTTCTTTCTTCATCGGAGGGGTTGTTGCCATCCAGACGGCGCTCAACCTGACAAATCCTCTGATACCAAAAACCCTGATCGCTTTTGCCACAAGGCAATCTGTTATTCTGGAGTTTGCCCCTACCTTTATTTCCATTATCATGGCCGGAAAAGTAGGGTCTTTTATTACTTCCAGTATTGGAACAATGAGAGTAACGGAACAAATTGATGCATTGGAAGTGATGGGAGTTAACTCTCTCAACTATCTGGTATTTCCAAAAATCATTGCCTTGATGCTTTATCCTTTCGTGATTGCCTTAAGTATGTTCTTAGGTATTTTGGGAGGTTATATGGCTTCCGTATACGGAAACCTGACATCAAGCGACGAGTTTATTATGGGTCTGCAAACGGAATTTATTCCATTCCATATCGTGTATGCGTTTATAAAAACAATGGTTTACGCCTTAATCCTGGCAACTATTCCTTCCTTTCATGGTTATTATATGAAAGGTGGTGCTTTGGAAGTAGGTAAAGCCAGTACCGTTTCTTTTGTCTGGACGAGTGTCGTGGTGATTCTCATGAACTATATTCTAACACAATTACTTTTAAGCTAA
- a CDS encoding ABC transporter ATP-binding protein: MIEVKDIKKSFGDAQILKGISTTFEAGKTNLIIGRSGSGKTVLLKTLLGIHTPDEGTISFNGKIYSELSKDEKRELRTEIGMVFQGSALFDSMTVEENVGFPLKMFTNKKKNEIRDRVNQVLERVNLVDANNKYPSEISGGMQKRVAIARAIVNNPKYLFCDEPNSGLDPETSILIDVLIQEITKEYNMTTVINTHDMNSVLQIGEKIVFLKNGIKEWEGTNEEILETKNKSIVEFVYSSDLFKKVRESLLADIEDEDKEEK, encoded by the coding sequence ATGATTGAAGTAAAAGATATAAAAAAGTCATTTGGCGATGCGCAGATATTAAAAGGGATTTCTACCACTTTTGAAGCCGGAAAAACCAATCTCATTATTGGGCGAAGCGGTTCCGGAAAGACAGTATTGCTGAAAACATTACTTGGAATCCATACTCCTGACGAAGGAACTATTTCTTTCAACGGGAAAATCTATTCTGAATTGAGTAAAGATGAAAAGAGGGAATTGAGAACCGAAATTGGAATGGTATTTCAGGGGAGTGCACTTTTCGATTCTATGACGGTTGAAGAAAATGTAGGTTTCCCGTTAAAAATGTTTACCAACAAGAAAAAAAATGAGATACGCGACCGTGTCAATCAGGTACTCGAAAGAGTGAATCTGGTGGATGCCAATAACAAGTATCCTTCAGAAATTTCGGGAGGTATGCAGAAACGTGTGGCCATTGCAAGAGCTATTGTAAACAATCCTAAATATCTTTTCTGTGACGAGCCTAACTCCGGATTAGACCCGGAAACTTCCATATTGATTGACGTGCTGATTCAGGAAATTACCAAAGAATACAACATGACAACCGTCATCAATACGCACGATATGAACTCGGTTTTGCAGATTGGAGAAAAGATTGTATTCCTGAAAAACGGAATTAAAGAATGGGAAGGAACCAATGAAGAAATTTTAGAAACGAAAAACAAGTCAATTGTTGAATTCGTTTACTCGTCCGACCTGTTTAAAAAAGTGCGCGAAAGCCTACTAGCCGATATCGAAGATGAGGACAAAGAAGAAAAATAA
- a CDS encoding mannose-1-phosphate guanylyltransferase — protein MNKNYFAILMAGGVGSRFWPVSTNEFPKQFHDMLGTGETLIQKTFSRLSKLIPEENIFILTNESYNDLVLSQLPQVSQEQVLLEPAMRNTAPCILYASLKIKKINPDAVIVVAPSDHWIEDERAFVSDLQTAFDFCEKDNALMTLGIQPTFPNTGFGYIEYDKSDANQVKKVSQFREKPDYETAKEFLKSGNFLWNAGIFIWSAKSIIQAFETYQPQMYALFMLGYGAYNSDLEKVFIEENYAESENISIDYAVMEKAPNVFVLPATFDWNDLGTWGSLYEKLPKDNQLNAVVNASVVLENASNNIIRTDAKKLIVIDGLNDYIIVDKEDVLLIYPKGKEQEIKRIREIVNK, from the coding sequence ATGAATAAAAACTATTTTGCCATATTAATGGCTGGAGGTGTGGGTTCCCGATTTTGGCCGGTTAGTACCAATGAGTTTCCAAAGCAATTTCACGATATGTTGGGAACGGGAGAAACCCTGATTCAAAAAACTTTCAGCAGGCTGTCTAAACTAATTCCGGAAGAAAATATTTTTATTCTGACCAATGAAAGCTATAATGACTTGGTTTTAAGCCAGCTTCCTCAAGTAAGCCAGGAACAGGTATTGCTTGAGCCAGCCATGAGAAACACGGCTCCTTGTATTTTATATGCTTCATTAAAAATAAAAAAGATAAATCCTGATGCTGTTATAGTTGTGGCTCCAAGCGACCATTGGATTGAAGATGAAAGGGCATTCGTAAGCGATTTGCAGACTGCTTTTGATTTTTGTGAAAAAGACAATGCTTTGATGACTCTGGGAATACAGCCTACTTTCCCAAATACAGGTTTTGGCTATATCGAATACGATAAGTCGGATGCAAACCAAGTAAAAAAAGTAAGTCAGTTTCGGGAAAAACCGGATTATGAAACAGCAAAAGAGTTTCTGAAGAGCGGTAATTTTCTTTGGAATGCCGGAATATTTATCTGGAGCGCAAAATCAATTATACAGGCTTTTGAGACCTATCAGCCGCAGATGTATGCTTTGTTCATGCTTGGTTATGGTGCCTATAATTCTGATTTGGAAAAAGTTTTTATTGAAGAGAATTATGCCGAATCTGAAAATATTTCGATTGATTATGCTGTCATGGAAAAAGCGCCTAATGTGTTTGTGCTTCCGGCCACTTTTGACTGGAACGATTTAGGAACATGGGGCTCTTTGTATGAAAAACTTCCAAAAGATAACCAGTTGAATGCTGTCGTAAACGCATCTGTAGTTTTGGAAAATGCTTCCAATAATATTATTCGTACCGATGCTAAAAAATTAATCGTTATTGATGGATTAAACGACTATATCATTGTTGACAAGGAAGATGTACTGTTGATTTATCCTAAAGGGAAAGAGCAGGAAATAAAGAGAATCCGAGAGATTGTAAACAAATAA
- a CDS encoding SprT-like domain-containing protein: MSEVLSKYLPEHAVEPCFELIKANEVHLKIVNERVTRHGDYRKGPGGKHEITINSNLNKYKFLMTLIHEIAHLVAFKKFGRNIKPHGNEWKYTFQQLMVPFIRPEIFPSQVLPLMARHFRNPAASSDTDATLSLALKQFDKENDKSYIFEIPYGSFFRIHNGKIFKKGAQRIKRFECQEISTGRIYLFSPNAEVELLPARC; this comes from the coding sequence GCAGTGGAACCCTGTTTCGAATTAATTAAGGCTAATGAGGTCCATCTTAAAATTGTCAATGAACGGGTAACGCGCCACGGTGATTATAGAAAAGGCCCCGGGGGAAAACATGAAATTACCATAAATTCAAACCTGAATAAGTACAAGTTCCTGATGACGCTGATTCATGAAATTGCGCATCTTGTGGCTTTTAAAAAGTTTGGCAGGAATATTAAACCCCATGGTAACGAATGGAAATATACCTTCCAGCAATTGATGGTGCCTTTTATCCGTCCTGAGATTTTTCCAAGTCAGGTTTTACCGCTAATGGCGAGGCATTTTAGGAATCCTGCGGCAAGTAGTGATACCGATGCCACTTTGTCCTTGGCCTTAAAACAATTTGACAAAGAAAACGACAAAAGTTATATTTTTGAAATACCTTACGGGAGTTTTTTCAGGATTCATAATGGCAAAATATTTAAGAAAGGAGCTCAGAGAATCAAAAGGTTCGAATGCCAGGAAATAAGTACGGGAAGAATCTATTTGTTTAGTCCCAATGCAGAGGTTGAGCTTTTGCCTGCCAGATGTTAA